The nucleotide sequence TGTTGATCCAATTTACCTTTGTAAAATCACATAAAGCAGTATATGTGATGGAAATGTGAAATATACAATCTTTAAGACTAAAGCATTATGactattttcaataataaattaaATCAGCTCATGTTTGACAAATAAGTTTCTGGGTTTATTGCTTCCTTGTCCTGATGTGGGCACAGTGAGATAACAGAGATAAGCTATCCATCTAAACTCCACCCTAAACTGCAATGGCTCTGGCTTCAAAGTAACATTCACTTTAAGATAGAAGGGTAATGTTAGGTTTTACAAccccaaaagcaaaaataagtcatTTTCACTGGACTTGTTTGTTCAGATGAGAAACAAAACTTTGTTCTTCCAGGTGTGCATCTTTGGATAAAAACATATTCTTGTTAATGCCTCAAATGAAGTCAATGTACTTAGCAAACATACAGTTCAGCATTCTCTCAAGTTGAAAGCATTTAGGGTGTAAATGAAGTCCTATTGGCAGAGAAGATGGCAACAATATGTCCAGAGCTCTGAATTGAAAATATAGGAAGACTAAGGAATAGATTGTAGTTGCAATTACGGGGCAAGAAAGTTGGTGCTCTTACAATGGGGTTTGCAGTATTTGTACCTTTACCCAAATGGTGAAGATTATTATAAATGTCATCTCTTTTATGATTACATTAGTTCTATTAGAACTAAGATGGCGCTGCAGAAGACCAAGTCTTCTCTAAAGGGCATACAGAGAACCTTGATTTGTTGCTGAACACACGGACTTAGCTGTATTCACCCACATATAATAGCAATTTAAAGTGACAGCAGAGGATAGAAAGACCCTGTTCTTGGGATAATGAGTCAACCCTGATGAATGTTACTTCTCAGTGGGTACCCTCTACTTTTTTTAAACAGTCTGTGATGCTGATCCAAACAGGTCTAAACTCACTTCTACTCCTGTTTTTTCAGAGTTGGCTTAAGCCTTGTGTCAGCCTGCATCTTGCACTCCACAATAGGCTGCTTCCTGCTGACCTCTTATCTATGATCCTAGTCTTAGGGGCTTTAATTCTTCACTCTGACCTACTTACCCAGGGTTTGAATTTTGCAGGGGCCTCAGATGAGGAGTAGCTTAACACTTGCTTTTGAATCTCTGCTTTTGCTGTTGGAAGTCAAGGTAACCATGTGCTTCTTTTCCAGAAGAGCTGGTGCATGCTGACCTCGGCAGCCTGCATCCTGTTCTAGCAGCTTTCCTGGCAGAGTTCTAATTAGAGTTCTTTTGAATCAGGGGAGCTATATAGTGCAGGTAAGAAGACAAACATGGTCTTGAATCTCAGCTTAAATTCTTTCTggctgtgactttgagcaagttacttagccATTTTGAGTTTTGCCTTTCTTATCTGTAATAAAGTGAGAATACAGTCTACTTTCTGAGGTTTTATTGACAAGACTGGAAGCAGTAATATGCAATACACTTTTGGTAAAATACAGGCTATTATTTTATGCACTTTATTAGTTTATGCAGCCACTTTTGACCAGAGCCTGCTTTCTCCTTCCAATCAGTGAGGGCTGTGACAGTCTTGATAACTTATATGCCTCTAAGGAGATGAAGAGgaagcattcctttttcttctcttccaataTGACTCTTtctcttcatcagttcagttcggttcagttgctcagtagtgtctgactgtttgcaaccccatggactacagcatgccaggcctccctgtctatcaccaactcccgtagtttacccaaactcatgtccattgagtcgatgatgccatccaaccatctcatcctctgtcatcaccttctcacccaccttcaatgtttcccagaatcagggtcttttcaaatgagtcagctcttcacatcaggtggccaaagtattggagtttcagattcaacatcagttcttccaatgaacactcaggactgatctcctttaggataggctggttggatctccttgcagtccaagggactctcaagagtcttctccaataccacagttcaaaagcatcaattctttggcactaagctttcttcacagtccaactctcacatccatacatgaccactggaaaaaccatagccttgactagatggaccgttgttggcaaagtaatatctttgcttttgaatatgctatcttggttggccataactttccttccaaggagtaagcgtcttttaatttcatggctgcagtcaccatctgcagtgattttggagccccccaaaataaagtctgacactgtttccactgttgcccatctatttcccatgaagtgatgggaccagatgccatgatcttcgttttctgaatgttgagctttaagccaactttttcactctcctctttcactttcatcaagaggctttttagttcctcttcactttctgccataagggtggtgtcatctgcatatctcaggttattgatatgtctcccagcaatcttgatttcagcttgtacttcctcccacccaacatttctcatgatgtactctgcatataagttaaataagcagggtgacaatatacagccttgacatactccttttcttatttggaaccagtctgttccatgtccagttctaactgttgtttcttgacctgcatacaggtttctcaagaggcaggtcatgtggtctggtattcccatctctttcagaattttccacagttcgtgaTGATccagagtcaaagactttggcataatcaataaagcagaagtagatgtttttctgtaactctcttgcttttccccagggcttccctggtggctcagaggttaaagcatctgcctgcaatgcgggagacctggatttgatcactggcttgggaagatctcctggagaaggaaatggcaacccactccagtattcttgcctggaaaatcccatggacagaggagcctggtggactatactCCACggggtagcagagtcggacacgactgagcgacttcacttaatgctttttcaatgatccagcggatgttggcaatttgatctctggttcctctgccctttctaaaaccagcttgaacatctggaagttcatggttcatgtattgttgaagcctggcttggagaattttgagtatcactttactggcgtgtgaggtgagtgcaattgtgcagtagtttgaacattctttggcattgcctttctttctttctttcttttttttatatgtaccatagctttcttttttttttttaaactttacaaatttgtattagttttgccaaatgtcaaaatgaatccgccacaggtatacatgtgttccccatcctgaaccctcctccctcctccctccccataccatccctctgggtcgtcccagtgcactagccccaagcatccagtatcgtgcattgaacctggactggcaactcgtttcatacatgatattttacatgtttcaatgccattctcccaaatcttcccaccctctccctctcccacagagtccataagactgttctatacatcagtgtcttgcCTTCTTTAGggttgcaatgaaaactgaccttttccagttttccaaatttgctggcatattgaatgcagcactttctcagcatcatttttcaggatttgaaatagctcaactggaattccatcacctccactagctttctttgttgtgatgcttcctagggcccacttgacttcacattccaggatgtctggctctaggtgtgtgatcacaccatcatgatcatctgggttgtgaagatcttttttgtacagttcttctgtgtattcttgccacctcttcttaatatcttctgcttcggttaggtccataccatttctgtcctttattgagcccatctttgcatgaaatgttcccttggtatctctaattttcttggagagatctctagtcttttccattctattgttttcctctatttctttgcactgatcactgaggaaggctttcttatctctccttgctattctttggaactctgcattccaatgggtatatctttccttttctccttttcttttcatttctcttcttttcatagctatttttaaggcctcctcagagagccattttgcttttttgcatttcttttttggggaatggtcttgatcccctgtctcctgtataatgtcacgaacctccgtccacagttcatcacatactctgtctatcagatctagtcccttaaatctattccctACTTACACTGAATAATTGATCctgattaaaatgattaaaagttTTCTCAAGTGCCATGTCGGGGTGTGGCTCAGTCAATCCTGTCATAAATTAAGAGAGATATCCTAGGGGAGGTCTCAGCCTGAATTCTCTTTTTAGTCCTAGAAATGGCCTTTAATAGGGGTCTTCCTGGCTAAGAAAATGCAAACTTTCAGCATGGAGCTCACATACGCATGTTCCTTATCATTATCTTTGTATTTCATAATGCAGTATGAAGAGGGAAGCAAATTATAAATCATCTTTTCATTGTGAAATTTTTACATTGAGAAGGCCAATAAACATCAGTTAATGTACAGACCAAGAAAACTACCGATGACATCAGAATATATTGTACAAAGGGTCATAAGGAAATGTAATGGGTTTATTTGCTAACACTGAGCATTCACAAggggagttttctttttctgaacccaAGAAAAATACTAGATCATTTGTTACTGTTTCTGGCAAAAACCTTTCAAGTCTGAGGACCATTATTAAGGCTACCTTCTGCCATTTCTTATAATGATTCTActtttctccagttttattgagaaataattgatcACTATTTAAGTTTTAGACATACAGAAtcatggtttgatttacatatattgtgaaatatattgtgaaatatattCAGCAAATATCCATTTTCTCATAAGCATacaatacaaagaaaagaaaaaaaagaaaggaaaaaatttatttttttggtgaaaaCTCATAGAATATACTCTTAACTTTTCTATATATCGCACAGaagtgttaactatagtcatcatgttatacattatatccacaatatttatttataactgaaagtttatacctTTCTACCACCTTCCTACACTTTCTGTCCCTTGAACCTCTACCTAAGGTAACCAtaattctggtttctttttctatgagtttgcttgtttttaaaaaagattccacaCACAAATGAGATCATGcacttttttctttgtctgacttatttcactcagtataataccTTTAccatctatccatgttgttgcaaatgataggatttcctcattttcatggatgaataatatttcatagtaTATGTGTATAGTATCTATATGTATCATGGCTTATCAATTCATCCAATGATGAATTAGGTTGCTTatctgtcttggttattgtaaataatgctgccatgaatatGGGGCAGCAGATAACTTTTTGAgctagtattttcattttctttggatatattctcagaagtagaattgctggcatacagtagttctatttttttttttttttttttttgggctctgTCCCATGGCAATCCAAAACACAACCTCTTTTAATGTACATATAGGAAATATATGTGTTAAccactttggaagaaaagcaaaatactgGTTGTAGGATTTCTCAAATTACGTTTTCTCCAAGGTGCAGTCAGTAAGAGTACAGGGGCTTCAGAGTCTCTCGGGCTGCTCTTATGTCAATGATCGTTCTTGGGACCAGGCTGGAGGACTTGCATTCCGTTGGAAAGGTGTAAAGCACCTGCTGCTACAAAGGGGAATCAATGAAGGAGGAGCCATGCTTGCCACTTAGAGACTTATTTAAAATTTGACTGTTTGGGTAACAAAGACCAAGGCTGTACCTtgattttccatttctgaaagtcACACTTTAAGTCAAAAATTTCTGTTCTGCAAAACTCCATATATAAATTCTCCATGTAGAGTTTATATCATGGTATATTgtcaaaaggaagagaaaaaaacagttcttcatagtaatcttttttttttttttttggtatcttaAATGTCAATGATCACAAAAACTTCTGGCTTCTCTTCATTATAGACCTGCATTGCTGAGTAGGTTATTGCTTTGACTTCAGTTCCCTGAGGGTGCTTGGACAATGAGAATTCTTCTCCCCACCCAATTGACCgtattttgaaatttctttggTCGATATTAAGTACTTTGACTTCCTGGGGTATGAAGAATTCATCAGCACTGAATTTATAAAGCCACTCATCcagaaagtgaaacagaagagattGTAAGTCATCGCCTTGGGTTTCTACTTCTATTGTTTGCAGGGGCTCCACAGTCCCAGTATCTGTCATGTAACCAAACATGGCCATTGCACATTGTTCAAAAGCTTCCTCCAGAGTGTCTCCCCAAGCATGTAACTGGACATCGGCTGTATGATCCAAATACTCGTACTTCCGACTGACTGGAGGATACTTGGCCTTGATAGCCTTCTGCTCCTCAGTCAAATTGTAATCTCTTACATCTTCCGCTTCCTGCACCATGATTGCGGGTTTGGACCCAAACTCAACTtccagtagttctatttttaatgtcttgAGGATCCCCAATACTGTTTTATATAtgagctgtatcaatttacattctcatcgaCAGTGTAccgggttcccttttctccacattcacacatttggtgatggccattttaactggagaagggcatggcaacccactccagtattcttgcctggagaatcccatggacagagaagcctggtggcctacagtccataggttgcacagagtcagacacaactaaagtgacttagtactCACAGCCATTCTAACAGCCATGAGGTGACATTGCATAGTGgtttcttatttttccagttttattgaaatataattgacatacagtataAGTTAAGGTATGCTAACTGctgactgctaagtcacttcagtcgtgtccgactttgtgctaccccataggcggcagcccaccaggctcccccatccctgggattctccaggcaagaacactggagtgggttgccatttccttctccaatgcatgaaagtgaaaagtgaaagtgaagtcgctcagtcgtgttcgaccctcagtgatcccatggactgcagcctaccaggctccttcatccatggggttttccaggcaagaatactggagtggggtgccattgccttctccgaagttaaGGTATACTAATTTGATTTATGTATATCATGAAGtgatatacataattttatacataAGTTTTATacataagtttagtgaacatccatcatcccATAGAGgtacaaaatagaataaaatagaaaaatagaaaaaaaatttattgtgatGAGAACTAGGGCTTATTCTCTTAGCAattttaatatatgacatttggcAATGTTAACTCTATTTATGTTATAAATTATAACCTTCagtttcagtttagtcgctcagttgtgtctctttgcgaccccatgaatcgcagcgcgccaggcctccctgtccatcactaactcccgaagttcactcagactcacgtccatcaagtcagtgatgccatccagccatcttgtcctctgtcgtccccttctcctcctgcccccaatccctcccagcatcagagtcttttccaatgagtcaactcttcgcatgaggtggccaaagtactggagtttcagctttagcatcattccttccaaagaaatcccagggctgacctccttcagaatggactggttggatctccttgcagtccaagggactctcaagagtcttctccaacactacagttcaaaagcatcaattcttcggtgcttagctttcttcacagtccaactctcacatccatacatgaccactggaaaaaccatagccttgtctagacagacttctgttggcaaagtaatgtctctgcttttcaatatgctgtctaggtcagtcgtaactttccttccaaggagtaagcatcttttaatttcatggctgcaggcaccaaccttagtacttatttatcttgtatctggaagtttgtacctttgactgccttcattcaattcccctttctcccacccctgcctctggtaatcacaaatctgatctctttttctatgtttgtttttgaaatataattgacttacaatattatgttagttctTAATACACAATATAATGATTcggtatttctatacatttcaagtaaagtgaagtgaagtcactcagtcatgtctgactctttgcgaccccatggactgtagcctacaaggctcctctgtccatggaattttccaggcaagaatacaggagtgggtcgtcatttccttctccaggggatcttcccaagccagggatcgaacctgggtcacctgcattgcaggcagatgctttaccatctgagcaccaggaaagcatttcaaaatgatcaccaaaaTAAGTCTAGTTACAGTGTCACTGAAGATATTAAATAGTTATTGCCAATATTTCCCACACTGTGCATTTTATGCCCAtgccttattttctttaaaactggaagtttgtacctcttattttaaaaattattcattattatttaaataataattatttattataaaataatttataataattatttacattataattttataatacaaaatttatattataattataaatatttataactaaatatatttaaatatgggcttctctagtggctcagagggtaaagaatctgcctgcaatgatggagacctgggttcaatccctgggttgggaagatcccctggagaaaggcatggcaacccactcctgtattcttgcctggagaattccatggtcaaaggaggctggtgggctacagtccatggggtcgtaaagagtccgacacaactgagcgactaagcagacatataaatatatatgttttatatatgtataaaaatatacatgtttcttAGGAGACatgaaaggtggtctggtatccccaaatacataaatactgtacagaactagaaaaggtcagttttcactccagtctcaaagaagggcaatgagaaagaatattcaaactactgcgcagttgtgctcatttcaacTAGTAAGGTAGCTCATTtgtgctagtaaggtaatgctcaaaatccttcaacttaggcttcaacagtatgtgaactgagaacttccatatgtacaagataggtttagaaaaggcaaaggaaccagagatcacactgccaacatttgctggatcatacatggagaaagcaagggaatttcagaaaaacatctacttctgctcatTGATTTTGCTAAagtatttgactgtgtggatcacaaaaaactggaaaattcttaaagagataggaatactagGCCATCTTATACGTCTCCTGAGCAAACTGTACgcgagtcaagaagcaacagttagaattggacatggaacaacaaactggttccaaattgggataggtgaacaacaaggctgtatactgtcaccctgcttatttaacttctatgcagagtacatcatgcgaaatgctgggctggatgaatcacaagctggaatcagaagACTGCTGAAACAttaacaacctcaaatatgcagatgataccactctaatggcagaaagtgaagaggaactaaagagcctcttgatgaagatgaaagaagagtgaaaaagctggcttaaaactcaacattcaaaaaactaagatcatggcatctggtcccatcacttcatggcatggatagaaagaaggggaaaaagtagaagcaatgacagattttatttcttgggctctaaaatcactctgGATAGTGaatggagccatgaaattaaaagtcacttgctccttggaaggaaagctatgacaaacctattttgtcagcatattaaaaagcagagacatcactttgccatcaaagatccatatagtcaaagctatgttttttccagtagtcctgtaagaatgtgagagctggaccataaagaaggttgagtgctgaaaaactgatgctttggaattgtggtgctagagaagactcttgagagttgcttggactccaaggaggtcaaaccagtcaatcctaaaggaattcaaccctgaatactcattgcaaggactgatgctgaagctccaatactttggccactggatgcaaagagccaactcattagaaaagacctttatgctgagaaagactaaaggcaggagaagagggcgacagaggatgagatgtttagatagtatcactgaatcaatagacatgaatttaagcaaactctgggagatcatggaggacagaggagcctggtgtgctacagtccatggggttgcaaagagttagacacaacttagtaactgaacaacaacaatcactgTTTTATTAAGTAGGAGCCAGACATTTGGAAACATCATGTTAGTTTATTTCCTCAACAATCTTACAATCAGTAAGTTTCAACTCCATTTTATCAATGAGGTTAAAATTGACATTCAGAAAGTTAAAGTAACTCTCCAGAGTCACAGTCATTGAGAAGTCAGAATCGAAACCCAATTCTCTACTCAGCTAAACTAATGTCTCATTGAAGTAACTGGAGATGATCCAAACAGCTGATGCTCAAGCCAACTTTCTTCCAAGGTAATCTGCTCAATTAAGGTACAACTTGTGTTTCATAATTAGCAGTTAAAGGTGAGGAATGGCAGCTGTCAAGAAAAGTAAGGAATGAAAAAAGAGGCGCAGTAGTTTCTGAAATGACTTTATTCCATCCCTGTAGTTTAATTACACATCATCTTTTCTTGTTCTCCTTGAAATCATGATTATTGGTTTAACTGCAGTTCTTAGCTCATCTATCCTTCTTTAACCATAAATTTTCATGAACTTTGTTCTGAATACAATGAACAGCCATAGTTGATAATCTGTAGCATTTGAAAGAACAGTTATCTTGAAAGTCAGATGAAATCAGTTTGCTAAAATTGTTGAATTCTTTTTGAGTGTCTCTACATAGGGCAGGCAATGTTGGTTGACTATTCTGCAGCCCCCTTTTTCCTTGCTCAATAAAACACTGATTTTGTTCAAGTAGTCACCATTCATGAGTCTTATGGAAGGTAGCCCCTGCCTTTGGTGAAATATGATTGGTTTAGTAAACGAATtgtagtttcatttttcttaccATGAATTGAGTTAGGAATGGATGTGTGATCTAACACTGGACAGTATGAGTGATGTCTGATGGAAACTTCtgggaaatttttctttatttaaaaaaaaagaatgcaagaaaGGAATGTTTGCTTTTCTGGCCTTTAAACATGGTTCTGTGAAGATGAGGTGTTTGGAATTGCTGAAACCATTTTGTCAAAATGAAGAAATCAACCTAGAGACAAAATCTAATACAGTGACAATGACCCAGCAGGCAGATGGAAGGAATCTGAGTTCTTGATGACCGCAATGAATCACTAAATAACCAAATCTGAGCCTAAACCTGACATTTCTGTTTCTTAGGCAAATAACATTTACTGCGTAAACCATTTTGAATTGAACTTTATTGTTACTCAACTGCAAAATGAAGATTTTAAGTGATAAACTGAAACAGGAGAAACACAACCTGAGATGAAGAGTTGGGTCACTTTAGATATGAACCACTAAGAGTGGGAATATGTTACTATGCTATTAATACGTTCAcgtcttatcttttaaaaatctgttttgacAATACCACTAAAATAGATTACctctatcttttaaatttatgacTGCAAAAATCTCCAATTCGAGCAAGGAGTAAAAGAAACAAGTTCCTGAGGAAAATAGTGTCAATTTTCAAAATACTAGTTTTCATGCACTCTTattatcagttctgttcagtcactcagtcgtgtctgactcttcgcgaccccatgaatcgcagcacgccaggcctccctgtccatcaccaactcctggagttcactcagactcacatccatcaagttagtgatgccatccagccatctcatcctctgttgtccccttctcctcctgcccccaatccctcccagcatcagagtcttttccaatgagtcaactcttcgcatcaggtggccaaagtactggagtttcagctttagcatcattccttccaaagaaatcccagagctgatctccttcagaatggactggctggatctccttgcagtccaagggactctcaagagtcttctccaacaccacagttccaaagcatcaattcttcggcgctcagccttcttcacagtccaactctcacaaccatacatgaccacaggaaaaaccatagccttgactagacagacctttgttggcaaagtaatgtctctgcttttgaatatgctatctaggttggtcacaactttccttccaaggagtaagcgtcttttaatttcatggctgcagtcaccatctgcagtgattttggagcccccccaaataaagtctgacactgtttccactgtttccccatctatttcccatgaagtaatgggaccagatgccatgatcttcgttttctgaatgttgagctttaagccaactttttcactctcctctttcatcaagaggctttttagttcctcttcacttt is from Bubalus bubalis isolate 160015118507 breed Murrah chromosome 4, NDDB_SH_1, whole genome shotgun sequence and encodes:
- the LOC102391533 gene encoding protein archease-like — translated: MVQEAEDVRDYNLTEEQKAIKAKYPPVSRKYEYLDHTADVQLHAWGDTLEEAFEQCAMAMFGYMTDTGTVEPLQTIEVETQGDDLQSLLFHFLDEWLYKFSADEFFIPQEVKVLNIDQRNFKIRSIGWGEEFSLSKHPQGTEVKAITYSAMQVYNEEKPEVFVIIDI